From the genome of Anopheles moucheti chromosome 3, idAnoMoucSN_F20_07, whole genome shotgun sequence, one region includes:
- the LOC128304273 gene encoding uncharacterized protein LOC128304273, which translates to MWHLWIVLLIFTTDCSFSDGTVYGSVNEGPDDPAQDSPSSLSSSRSLPAQAIDFVDTRPAGFGRDHANDADRKDTDLFNQLKHMQHMPRNGHRSTPFAASESEMAGVRRSLATVLQVLLPYGRLQQRPHLSADQTDPPIDPYDEAALLGEPLLPDRPDSANYLLHGKLVEIGPRQRAAFGSPNTEPESRSAGLAEDTFGTVGQKRAAALRSTMARRSHIMPAVAGGGGGGGGGAGGSGGGGGTDDGSFMPSISVGEFYGALTNLGDFFQNLKHNLESLESKNLNNDQVKLLEGQNMISNLRKGFFYSRVCRGLSQAGGQCRFPARHPELSALAPDSGAGVYRAGALPWNQLSRSRVHACRTRKMSYPPTIRPPHSVLLASC; encoded by the exons ATGTGGCACCTGTGGATTGTTCTATTGATATTTACAACGG ATTGCTCCTTTTCTGATGGCACCGTCTACGGCAGTGTTAACGAAGGTCCCGACGATCCCGCCCAAGATTCACCGTCGTCGCTGTCCAGCTCCAGATCACTGCCAGCCCAAGCCATAGATTTCGTTGACACACGCCCTGCTGGGTTTGGTCGAGATCACGCCAACGACGCGGACCGGAAGGATACGGATCTGTTCAATCAGCTGAAACATATGCAGCATATGCCACGCAATGGTCACCGATCAACACCGTTCGCCGCTTCCGAGTCCGAGATGGCCGGTGTCAGAAGATCGCTAGCAACAGTGCTACAAGTGCTGCTGCCGTACGGTCGACTGCAGCAACGTCCACATCTGTCCGCCGACCAGACTGATCCTCCGATCGACCCGTACGACGAGGCAGCCCTGCTCGGTGAACCTCTGCTACCCGACCGACCCGATTCGGCGAACTATCTGCTGCACGGCAAGCTGGTTGAAATTGGCCCAAGACAGCGGGCCGCATTTGGGAGTCCCAACACCGAACCGGAGAGTCGCAGTGCAGGATTGGCCGAAGATACCTTCGGAACCGTGGGCCAGAAGCGAGCCGCCGCCCTGCGTTCGACGATGGCCCGTCGGTCACACATTATGCCGGCAGTTGCgggtggtggaggaggaggaggaggaggagcgGGAGGATCGGGAGGTGGTGGAGGAACGGATGATGGCAGCTTCATGCCTTCCATCAGTGTTGGTGAGTTTTACG GTGCGCTGACAAACTTAGGCGACTTCTTCCAGAACCTCAAGCACAACCTCGAGTCGCTAGAGTCGAAGAATCTGAACAACGATCAGGTGAAGCTGCTAGAAGGCCAGAACATGATCAGCAATCTGCGCAAAG GGTTCTTCTATTCCAGAGTTTGTCGAGGACTATCCCAAGCCGGCGGGCAGTGCCGCTTTCCTGCACGCCATCCGGAACTATCGGCCCTCGCACCGGATTCGGGCGCTGGTGTCTACCGTGCCGGAGCTTTACCGTGGAACCAACTTTCACGATCCCGTGTACATGCTTGCCGGACTCGGAAAATGAGCTACCCGCCAACGATCCGACCACCCCATTCGGTACTGCTGGCCTCCTGTTAG
- the LOC128301921 gene encoding uncharacterized protein LOC128301921 has protein sequence MSSSVFKVYDSSSRDGFGSDAGASGTIGIKDSGLSKVVVHEDLKLDSNLVIVVNKDGSVSVDQATLQSLLANETNDTSVSVVRISSPTPSIEEEIEEEQRLLKEEKQKLDADADAASSNEDSNEDSNSVAGTSSATSSVAGITTRRGRPPGKKSSGTMLLEDDDDPKHVSLTVEAYYPPSEASNFAAQVLSLTGYEHPLRRVAVDIEYLKQIVSNDHCYTPLSSPTQKLPPRTILDDVDSSEESTTNKSKSDSTFNSTLIGKFGDVRKGINVRVNKTVPQAASGGAASITSNKLKKPTTSTGGLSSEPKKSTKLGKPVTKSAKENDDENDDEDDDFDSDYSEEESSFSEDDDELDADFSVTGRTTIKKRKQLVKNKVSPKTSQRGPYRKSDAKDHAETANAKETDKHKHGKVVFKSTAPSVVKTLPQKTLLAKAEQIVKVTPAKKDTVKLHSGSSSSGSSTPTSVTSRQLLPGSSAGKLQTKPDSSQPKQPSTSAVTTTATVFTSSVVVPKKEKKPKTNPHNAALFSDMSALFSTPDIIKKVNSGKTPTPTITSAANNVNVGSPLITTTGQPSSVKMHILTKPTEQKPPTASPLQSPTTTAHPLPNTEQRLDLIDAFVQEDLRQSVPSSPLSKPNSSSQIQHQQSIEIPNIVKMLQQTSAGSVEATGAILTPLLPEAKPIQPVAQPVVDLLPDTSILEALNSNDDALPEELLEHVAELAKNKELQEILDKQVLGVIGTEGLLAPPVIPMGGGNVTNLLPGQSMIQEASSSIPSTIGFPMVPMQNITTDASMVMNSSEPVHQQHIGIADQPGLRKDAIQIRRSDGRLITLPPIEAPTTRASKRRAQVSDPTTPMTPVRKSIDQSPISVAGGSEAIMFATTPETPKPLRRPSVKVGTTPTSSRPVTPAVVIAADGLNDEVDQQQTVDDASKAKRISKVRQSVDNTRVKRASSTHVAVAIETVAQDDDYESDESWNSEDDPDRLWCICRQPHNNRFMICCDSCEDWFHGKCVNITKAMGQQMEQDGIEWTCPNCLKKKQDRQQPKLMAFWAKAGDTGATDPGTSSPKASQQASSGSSEATTEGNCVVCNKQAKPSSIYCSDECIRKHASNTVANSLPVSKAEKSKDRPNVASTSVTVAAAAVTDLSSDSQMVIVMERKTGRCLTGKNAPSLENLKSWLQAHPTFEVVPPTSPQGTIILKKQAAMRKQQLEKEAAEKKAANSVITSTGGVSGQSGKVQTQLKFNEQKKIVISTATPSAAVMTASKSQNSPKILTTTSKQMVHKALPSATSTSSHGVLAKGGITPTPRGVSSPANQQKLNVGMGNSNSTPPTTPAGLVLSTSISKQKKPPQSPAPSSSLSSDPSKQFRSSKSSTTAGGENIRVTVKKTLKEHLMQRTAEMQEDSTFNRLNEEEIDRFVEDTEHQMFVLFNKDTGMKYRAKYRSLVFNIKDRKNLSLFQKISEKLIEPKQLVRMTADELASQELAQWREKEAKHQLEMIKKSELDLLACAKNYVLKTHKGEEVIESKTDDRVQLDPSAPVEDVVLLLNNSAVSSTSELDDSSTAFPDGSHRSKDYDYGVYGKSYTGMYGGSGSISSSSSVTAIGAGKLDSHGSGGAGSSSSSSRKKESRRSSRSRSRGRKHERDRSRDRSRSKHKRKRSRDRSHEGHSSRDRDRDRDRDRDRERDRERERDRDRHHKGRERSKERSKHEAKSSREKDPSSKSSSDKRRSSTASRGTEAIDPNTTKDVSESERKLSKTSEAQSKATSGSSKKRVEGSKEATKLPVTETESDKVQESKDSNNPETEQLNDGADKKSSTLEKNAGDTKVAVEHASKDSKTDQDQEPSSTVTIPTPPHYPFEGQSLDDPNGGAVVDQAKAEAEKNHWTGSVHMIDVASIEMSIRAVSGDIHDVAKDFTEDLNICGTIKPEIVWEYIGQIKKSPNKEVCLVRFHSSEASAYYTLYNHLHSRKRYSVVRSPSVAIKDFYIFPLPADQMIPMILKPLRGIGIIEGDNKPNLLLGILVKIKGGKRPSSSTATNASTASKTVRHQSRGTTSGTGGKPSGGSATSNKPPLTQQVITKYASKEPSNDINMPPKATGSESGLKLDTTVGRAETNARGESAEINTPDTPVNDPMDMEIDMDIIKAPIAGKAVPVEGNSTVGTSRAPETNSMLIDDDDDEPYSPGGGSDDSNFADVTAIVDTSKMPRGVVTEHDVDPDEERMRLAMDELNRKIAEQKNEIVGLISMADLKEEEINSALPPSLINEIPIPPNLSQILASIKGGGAGVAGVATADTVDEASLGASSASGMGGASNVEPMSAISRSSEMPEDDEEEYNPTTPALYGAYKAAASIPYSAIPIANSQGDIDERIIPPTLLPSAVASQNVVPSAFDPMTSLTASEAVLANLAASLPSVGSVTQPASGSGGESRLAKLSEAELLSMVPDDVILPDSSSKDS, from the exons ATGTCAAGTTCAGTGTTCAAAGTGTACGACTCTTCTAGTCGCGATGGATTCGGAAGCGATGCCGGTGCAAGCGGCACTATTGGCATCAAGGACAGTGGCTTAAGCAAAGTCGTGGTGCACGAAGATCTTAAACTCGATTCCAACCTGGTCATTGTGGTCAATAAGGATGGCTCGGTTTCTGTGGATCAGGCTACGCTCCAGAGCCTACTAG ccaacgaaacgaacgataCATCGGTCAGTGTGGTTCGCATTTCTTCCCCAACGCCCAGCATCGAGGAGGAAATCGAAGAAGAGCAACGACTCCTGAAGGAAGAGAAGCAAAAATTAGACGCCGATGCCGATGCTGCCAGCTCCAATGAAGACTCAAACGAGGACAGTAATTCCGTTGCTGGCACCAGCTCCGCTACGTCCAGTGTCGCCGGTATAACGACGCGCCGGGGTCGCCCACCCGGTAAGAAAAGCTCCGGTACGATGCTGCTggaagatgacgatgatcCGAAGCACGTAAGCCTGACGGTCGAGGCTTACTATCCGCCGAGCGAGGCATCCAACTTTGCTGCTCAAGTTCTCAGCCTAACCGGGTACGAGCATCCACTGCGCCGGGTTGCGGTGGACATCGAATATCTGAAGCAAATTGTATCGAACGATCATTGCTACACTCCGCTTTCATCACCAACGCAAAAGCTACCCCCTAGAACGATATTGGACGATGTTGATTCTTCAGAGGAGTCTACCACGAACAAATCGAAATCGGATAGCACCTTTAACAGTACGCTTATTGGAAAATTTGGCGATGTTCGTAAAGGAATCAATGTAAGGGTAAACAAAACGGTTCCCCAAGCGGCATCTGGTGGTGCAGCTTCCATTACATCAAACAAGctgaaaaaaccaacaaccagCACCGGTGGATTGTCGTCGGAGCCGAAAAAGTCAACCAAACTTGGCAAACCTGTTACGAAATCAGCTAAAGAAAATGACGATGAAAATGACGACGAAGATGACGATTTCGATTCGGATTACTCGGAAGAGGAGTCTTCCTTCTCGGAGGACGACGATGAGTTGGATGCCGATTTTAGCGTCACTGGACGTACGACGATCAAGAAACGGAAGCAACTGGTGAAAAACAAAGTGTCTCCGAAGACATCACAACGAGGACCGTACAGAAAATCGGACGCGAAAGATCACGCCGAGACCGCGAACGCAAAGGAAACGGATAAACATAAGCACGGTAAAGTGGTGTTTAAATCTACCGCACCATCTGTAGTAAAGACGTTGCCACAGAAGACCCTACTTGCGAAGGCGGAACAAATCGTTAAAGTAACACCAGCGAAGAAAGATACTGTGAAGCTTCATTCGGGCTCATCCTCGTCCGGATCATCGACACCGACCAGTGTAACCAGTAGGCAACTGTTACCAGGATCGAGCGCTGGAAAATTACAAACCAAACCAGACTCAAGCCAACCCAAACAACCGTCAACGTCCGCCGTTACGACGACGGCAACTGTATTCACTTCTAGTGTTGTGGTTcctaaaaaggaaaagaaacccaAGACTAATCCACACAACGCCGCGCTGTTCAGCGATATGTCAGCACTGTTTTCCACCCCGGATATAATTAAGAAAGTAAATTCTGGTAAAACTCCAACGCCTACGATCACTTCTGCTGCAAATAACGTAAATGTTGGTTCTCCATTGATCACCACTACTGGTCAGCCCAGTTCCGTAAAAATGCACATTCTGACAAAGCCTACCGAACAGAAGCCACCAACAGCGTCGCCCCTGCAATCGCCAACAACTACTGCCCATCCACTGCCCAATACCGAGCAACGACTGGATCTAATCGATGCGTTCGTACAGGAAGATTTGCGTCAATCGGTACCTAGTTCGCCACTATCAAAACCGAACAGTTCCTCGCAAATACAACATCAGCAGTCTATAGAAATACCAAACAttgttaaaatgttgcaacaaaCATCCGCCGGATCGGTGGAAGCCACTGGCGCAATTCTAACTCCATTGCTCCCCGAAGCCAAACCGATTCAACCAGTGGCTCAACCTGTGGTGGATCTCCTGCCCGACACTAGCATCCTTGAGGCGCTGAACAGTAACGACGATGCGCTACCGGAGGAGCTGCTGGAACATGTAGCAGAATTGGCGAAAAATAAGGAACTGCAAGAAATACTCGATAAGCAGGTGCTTGGTGTTATCGGTACGGAAGGATTACTAGCCCCTCCGGTTATTCCTATGGGAGGGGGCAATGTAACGAATTTGTTGCCGGGTCAATCGATGATACAGGAAGCTTCATCCAGCATCCCATCCACCATCGGTTTTCCGATGGTTCCGATGCAGAACATCACTACGGATGCTTCGATGGTAATGAATTCATCCGAACCTGTCCATCAACAACACATCGGTATAGCAGATCAACCAGGACTGCGAAAGGATGCGATCCAAATTCGTCGTAGTGATGGGCGCTTGATTACGCTGCCACCAATCGAAGCACCGACAACGCGTGCTTCGAAGCGGCGAGCCCAAGTAAGCGATCCCACCACACCGATGACGCCGGTACGCAAATCCATCGATCAGTCGCCAATCTCTGTTGCGGGTGGTTCAGAAGCAATAATGTTTGCGACAACACCGGAAACACCCAAACCTTTGAGACGTCCGTCTGTAAAGGTTGGAACCACTCCGACCTCTTCGCGGCCTGTGACACCGGCCGTAGTGATCGCCGCTGATGGTTTGAACGATGAAGTCGATCAGCAGCAAACCGTTGACGACGCATCGAAAGCTAAACGAATTAGCAAAGTTCGTCAGTCGGTCGATAATACTCGCGTAAAACGAGCCAGCTCAACGCACGTGGCTGTTGCTATCGAGACTGTTGCGCAAGATGATGATTACGAATCAGACGAAAGCTGGAACTCGGAAGATGATCCGGATCG GCTTTGGTGTATATGTAGACAACCCCACAACAATCGCTTTATGATATGTTGCGATTCATGTGAAGATTGGTTCCACGGCAAATGTGTCAACATAACGAAAGCGATGGGTCAACAGATGGAACAGGATGGCATCGAATGGACTTGCCCTAACTGTCTAAAGAAGAAACAAGATCGTCAG CAACCAAAATTAATGGCATTTTGGGCAAAGGCCGGTGACACGGGAGCTACTGATCCGGGTACATCATCTCCGAAGGCTTCACAGCAAGCCTCATCCGGCTCGTCGGAGGCAACGACCGAAGGCAATTGCGTCGTTTGTAATAAACAAGCTAAGCCAAGCTCAATTTACTGTAGCGACGAGTGCATACGTAAGCATGCGTCAAATACTGTCGCAAATTCGCTGCCCGTGTCTAAAGCAGAAAAATCGAAGGATCGTCCAAACGTAGCGTCTACATCTGTGACAGtggcggctgctgctgttactgATCTATCGAGCGACAGTCAGATG GTGATTGTTATGGAACGCAAAACTGGCCGTTGTTTAACTGGGAAAAATGCGCCATCGTTAGAAAACCTTAAAAGTTGGCTGCAAGCACATCCTACATTTGAAGTGGTACCACCCACTTCCCCACAGGGTACCATTATCCTCAAAAAGCAGGCAGCAATGCGAAAGCAGCAGCTGGAAAAGGAAGCTGCCGAAAAGAAAGCTGCAAATTCCGTCATTACCTCGACCGGTGGAGTAAGTGGTCAATCGGGCAAGGTTCAAACTCAGCTTAAATTTAATGAACAGAAAAAGATAGTCATATCGACCGCAACCCCATCGGCTGCAGTGATGACTGCTTCAAAATCACAAAATTCGCCCAAAATTCTCACCACAACCAGCAAACAAATGGTGCATAAAGCGTTGCCGTCTGCTACCAGCACGTCTTCCCACGGTGTGCTTGCGAAGGGAGGTATTACACCTACGCCCAGAGGTGTATCTAGTCCGGCAAATCAACAGAAGTTGAATGTGGGAATGGGTAACAGTAATAGCACACCGCCGACGACACCTGCGGGCCTGGTATTATCGACGAGCATTAGCAAACAGAAAAAGCCACCACAAAGTCCTGCACCCTCATCGTCTCTCTCGTCCGATCCATCGAAACAGTTTCGAAGTTCCAAATCATCTACCACGGCCGGTGGAGAGAACATTCGTGTGACtgtgaaaaaaacattaaag GAACATCTAATGCAGCGTACCGCAGAGATGCAAGAAGATAGCACATTTAATCGGCTCAACGAAGAAGAGATCGATCGTTTTGTAGAAGACACAGAACATCAAATGTTTGTTCTCTTCAACAAGGACACCGGAATGAAGTATCGTGCCAAGTACAGATCTTTGGTGTTCAACATAAAGGATCGCAAGAATTTATCGCTGTTCCAGAAGATATCAGAAAAGCTGATAGAGCCAAAGCAATTG GTTCGTATGACTGCTGATGAGCTGGCGAGCCAGGAATTGGCGCAATGGCGCGAAAAGGAAGCTAAGCATCAGCTAGAGATGATAAAGAAGTCGGAACTAGATTTGCTAGCCTGCGCGAAGAATTACGTGCTGAAGACGCACAAGGGTGAAGAAGTGATCGAAAGCAAAACGGACGATCGTGTCCAGCTGGATCCGTCCGCTCCCGTCGAGGATGTGGTTCTGCTGTTAAACAATTCTGCCGTTAGCAGTACGAGTGAGCTGGACGATTCATCGACTGCCTTCCCGGACGGTTCGCATCGTTCGAAGGATTACGACTACGGTGTATACGGTAAGTCGTACACGGGAATGTACGGCGGTAGCGGTTCGATATCGAGCAGCAGTAGCGTAACGGCAATCGGTGCCGGAAAGCTTGACAGCCACGGTTCCGGTGGTGCtggttcatcatcatcttcatcgcgGAAAAAGGAATCTCGTCGTAGTAGCCGCAGCCGTAGCCGAGGCCGTAAGCATGAACGTGATCGTTCGCGCGATCGTAGCCGATCGAAGCACAAACGAAAGCGTAGCCGTGATCGCAGCCACGAAGGACATTCGAGCAGGGATCGTGATCGCGATAGGGACCGCGATCGTGACCGAGAGCGTGACAGGGAGCGTGAACGAGATCGTGATCGCCATCATAAGGGACGCGAACGCAGCAAGGAACGTTCGAAACATGAAGCGAAGAGCTCACGGGAAAAAGACCCTTCCTCGAAAAGTTCATCTGACAAGCGAAGATCTTCGACTGCCAGTCGTGGAACGGAGGCGATCGATCCAAACACAACTAAAGATGTGTCTGAGTCGGAACGAAAGCTTAGTAAAACCAGTGAAGCACAAAGTAAAGCAACATCTGGTTCGTCTAAGAAGAGGGTAGAAGGTTCGAAAGAGGCGACAAAATTACCagtaacagaaacagaaagtgATAAAGTGCAAGAAAGCAAAGATTCCAACAATCCAGAAACAGAACAGCTGAACGATGGCGCTGACAAAAAATCTTCAACGCTGGAAAAGAATGCCGGCGATACGAAAGTAGCTGTTGAGCACGCAAGTAAGGATTCTAAAACCGATCAGGACCAGGAACCTTCTAGCACGGTAACGATTCCAACACCGCCCCATTACCCGTTCGAAGGTCAATCACTGGACGATCCGAACGGTGGAGCTGTTGTCGATCAGGCAAAGGCAGAAGCTGAAAAGAACCACTGGACCGGTAGCGTGCATATGATCGATGTGGCAAGTATCGAAATGTCAATACGCGCCGTTAGCGGTGATATTCACGATGTGGCAAAAGACTTTACGGAGGATCTGAACATTTGTGGCACCATTAAGCCCGAAATAGTGTGGGAATACATTGGGCAGATTAAGAAAAGCCCCAACAAGGAGGTTTGTTTGGTGCGGTTCCATTCGTCGGAAGCGAGCGCATACTACACGCTGTACAATCACTTGCACTCGCGCAAGCGATACAGTGTGGTACGGTCACCGTCGGTTGCGATAAAGGATTTCTATATCTTTCCCTTGCCGGCGGATCAGATGATACCGATGATTTTAAAGCCGCTTAGAGGCATCGGTATTATAGAAGGTGATAATAAGCCGAACCTGCTGCTGGGTATACTGGTGAAGATTAAGGGTGGCAAAAGGCCATCCTCGTCCACTGCAACGAATGCTTCCACCGCATCAAAG ACCGTACGACATCAATCGAGAGGCACAACTAGTGGAACAGGTGGAAAGCCTAGCGGCGGTTCAGCAACATCTAATAAACCACCTTTAACGCAGCAAGTTATCACAAAGTATGCTTCTAAAGAACCATCCAACGATATAAATATGCCACCCAAAGCAACTGGATCGGAAAGTGGTTTAAAGCTCGATACGACAGTGGGGCGTGCCGAAACGAATGCTAGGGGAGAATCTGCTGAAATAAATACACCCGACACGCCGGTAAACGATCCAATGGATATGGAAATCGATATGGATATTATTAAGGCACCGATCGCCGGAAAAG CTGTACCCGTTGAAGGAAATAGCACCGTAGGAACGAGCCGTGCACCGGAAACAAACTCCATGCTGatcgacgatgatgatgatgagccgTACTCGCCCGGTGGTGGCAGTGATGATAGTAACTTTGCAGATGTAACCGCAATTGTCGATACGTCGAAGATGCCACGGGGCGTTGTCACTGAGCATGACGTTGACCCGGACGAAGAGCGAATGCGACTCGCAATGGATGAGTTGAATAGGAAAATTGCCGAACAAAAGAACGAGATCGTAGGTCTGATCAGTATGGCGGATCTGAAGGAGGAGGAAATTAATTCCGCATTGCCACCGTCACTGATCAACGAAATACCTATACCGCCCAATTTATCACAAATTCTGGCCAGTATTAAGGGTGGTGGTGCAGGTGTTGCTGGTGTAGCAACAGCAGATACCGTCGATGAAGCTTCTTTGGGGGCATCGTCTGCTAGCGGAATGGGAGGCGCATCGAATGTGGAACCAATGTCGGCTATAAGTCGATCGTCGGAAATGCCAGAAGACGACGAGGAGGAGTATAATCCAACGACACCGGCGTTGTACGGTGCGTACAAAGCTGCTGCATCGATTCCATACTCGGCCATACCGATTGCCAACAGTCAGGGTGATATTGATGAACGGATTATACCGCCTACGTTGCTTCCATCTGCCGTGGCGTCGCAAAATGTTGTGCCATCGGCGTTCGATCCGATGACTTCATTGACCGCTTCCGAAGCTGTGCTTGCCAACCTTGCGGCCTCACTGCCATCGGTTGGTAGTGTTACGCAACCGGCCAGCGGTTCCGGAGGCGAGAGTCGCTTAGCGAAACTATCGGAAGCAGAACTGCTCAGCATGGTACCCGATGATGTCATTTTGCCCGATTCTTCGTCAAAGGATTCGTAA
- the LOC128305959 gene encoding V-type proton ATPase subunit G-like translates to MASQTQGIQQLLAAEKRAAEKVGEARKRKQRRLKQAKEEAQDEIERYRQERERQFKEFEAKHMGSREGVAAKIDADTASKIVEMNRSISVNKAALLSEILTLVYDIKPTVHKNFQYTK, encoded by the exons ATGGCTAGCCAAACGCAGGGAATTCAGCAATTGTTGGCCGCCGAAAAGCGTGCAGCAGAAAAAGTGGGCGAAGCTAGAAAAC GAAAGCAACGACGCTTGAAACAGGCGAAGGAAGAGGCACAGGACGAAATCGAACGATATCGTCAGGAACGCGAGAGGCAGTTTAAGGAGTTCGAAGCGAAG CACATGGGAAGTCGCGAGGgtgtggcggccaagatcgaTGCCGATACGGCCAGCAAGATCGTCGAGATGAATCGTTCGATTTCGGTCAATAAGGCAGCGCTGCTCAGTGAAATCCTCACGCTTGTGTACGACATCAAGCCGACGGTGCATAAAAACTTCCAATACACCAAGTAA